A genomic region of Microbacterium schleiferi contains the following coding sequences:
- a CDS encoding transglutaminaseTgpA domain-containing protein, with the protein MTAARVAVNATTMAALVLVALVPLSGAYSGGGFWIAAAGGVLLGIAIAIVGSRWRWHALTVGAVALGAYFVFGGLLVFRDVSLLGVVPTLEVLASLAVGIVQSWKQVLTLQTPFSGFDQLAIVPYLSALLGSTVAGSLALRLRRRWPWALIAPVLLLLLSIAFSTYSGRAPGAVGAVWAGVALVWALWRVALGRAERARAGTDQTAVVAPVGLRSIVPVAAIVVVALVAGGATATAVSLGDRDVLRDHVVPPLDLRDYATPLASYRKYVRDGEDSTLFTVEGLPAGAPIRLATLDLYDGVVYKVSGSGGAGSGVFARVGREIEPVPAGERATVTVTVQDLPGVWLPTVGYAAGFEFSGVDSARLGGALHYNSATGTAIVTAGLASGDVYRLDVAALAVPSEEELLGATIAQITTPVPVAVPDEVVALIEEVTAGATTPVEQVRAIEAFFQSEGFYSDGLESQAISRSGHTLDREADLLAGTQMIGDDEQYAVAMALMVAQLGIPVRVVMGFQPEAAGAKVGVTGDDVAAWVEVPFQEFGWVAFSPTPAEDRVPLEETPSRARSPRRRSPSRRSRRRSRLSSPDHSA; encoded by the coding sequence CGATCGTCGGCTCGCGGTGGCGCTGGCACGCGCTGACCGTGGGGGCGGTGGCGCTCGGCGCCTATTTCGTGTTCGGGGGGCTCCTCGTCTTCCGCGACGTCTCACTCCTCGGTGTCGTCCCGACGCTCGAAGTGCTCGCCTCTCTCGCGGTCGGGATCGTGCAGTCGTGGAAGCAGGTCCTGACGCTGCAGACCCCGTTCAGCGGATTCGACCAGCTCGCGATCGTGCCGTATCTGTCGGCGTTGCTCGGGTCGACAGTCGCCGGCAGCCTCGCCCTGCGGCTTCGGCGGCGCTGGCCATGGGCGCTCATCGCGCCCGTGCTGCTCCTTCTCCTCTCGATCGCGTTCAGCACCTACTCCGGACGCGCGCCGGGGGCCGTCGGCGCAGTGTGGGCCGGGGTCGCTCTCGTGTGGGCGCTGTGGCGGGTCGCGCTCGGTCGGGCGGAGAGGGCCCGGGCCGGAACCGACCAGACGGCGGTCGTCGCGCCGGTCGGTCTGAGGAGCATCGTCCCGGTCGCGGCGATCGTGGTCGTCGCGCTGGTCGCCGGGGGTGCCACCGCGACGGCGGTGTCGTTGGGAGACCGCGACGTGCTGCGCGATCATGTGGTGCCGCCGCTGGATCTGCGCGACTACGCCACGCCCCTGGCCTCGTACCGCAAGTATGTGAGGGACGGCGAGGACTCAACGCTCTTCACCGTCGAGGGACTGCCCGCGGGGGCCCCGATACGACTCGCGACGCTCGACCTCTACGACGGCGTCGTCTACAAGGTGTCGGGCTCCGGCGGTGCCGGCTCCGGTGTCTTCGCGAGGGTCGGCCGCGAGATCGAGCCGGTACCGGCGGGCGAGCGCGCGACCGTGACGGTCACCGTGCAGGACCTCCCCGGCGTGTGGCTGCCGACCGTCGGCTATGCGGCGGGCTTCGAGTTCTCGGGTGTCGACTCCGCGCGTCTCGGGGGAGCGCTGCACTACAACTCGGCGACCGGAACCGCGATCGTCACGGCCGGGTTGGCATCGGGCGACGTGTATCGGCTGGATGTCGCGGCGCTTGCGGTCCCGAGCGAGGAGGAACTGCTCGGCGCGACGATCGCTCAGATCACCACGCCGGTGCCGGTCGCCGTGCCCGACGAGGTCGTCGCGCTGATCGAGGAAGTCACGGCGGGCGCGACGACGCCTGTCGAGCAGGTGCGCGCGATCGAGGCCTTCTTCCAGAGCGAGGGGTTCTACAGCGATGGACTCGAGAGTCAGGCGATCTCCCGTTCCGGTCACACCCTCGACCGTGAGGCCGACCTTCTGGCCGGCACGCAGATGATCGGTGACGATGAGCAGTATGCCGTCGCGATGGCGCTCATGGTCGCGCAACTCGGCATTCCGGTGCGGGTCGTGATGGGGTTCCAGCCCGAGGCTGCGGGCGCGAAGGTCGGGGTGACCGGGGACGACGTCGCCGCGTGGGTGGAGGTGCCGTTCCAGGAGTTCGGCTGGGTGGCGTTCTCGCCGACTCCCGCGGAGGATCGCGTGCCGCTGGAAGAGACCCCCAGCAGAGCCAGAAGCCCCAGGCGCAGGTCGCCCAGCCGCCGCAGTCGCCGCAGGAGCCGGCTGAGCTCCCCCGACCACTCCGCTTGA
- a CDS encoding PP2C family protein-serine/threonine phosphatase, with amino-acid sequence MLNIGDSRTYRLYEGELEQISVDHSAVQALVESGQISQDAAETHPERNVVTRAVGAGSAGVPDYWLLPARVGDRLMICSDGLPKELGFGEIRTALLAEASPQAAATRLLHEALVHGGRDNVTVVVVDAHGALAPDDEQTLPIAGTAPRVSDDTAPRPGMEASAC; translated from the coding sequence GTGCTCAACATCGGCGACTCGCGCACCTATCGGCTGTACGAAGGCGAGCTTGAGCAGATCAGCGTCGACCACTCCGCGGTTCAGGCGCTCGTCGAGAGCGGGCAGATCTCTCAGGATGCCGCAGAGACGCATCCGGAGAGGAATGTCGTGACGCGCGCCGTCGGGGCGGGCTCTGCCGGTGTGCCGGACTACTGGCTGCTGCCCGCTCGGGTCGGAGACCGGTTGATGATCTGCTCCGACGGCCTACCCAAGGAGCTCGGGTTCGGCGAGATCCGGACTGCGCTCCTCGCTGAGGCATCCCCGCAGGCGGCCGCGACCCGCCTTCTGCACGAGGCGCTGGTCCACGGCGGACGCGACAACGTGACGGTCGTGGTCGTCGACGCTCACGGTGCGCTCGCGCCCGACGACGAACAGACGCTCCCGATCGCCGGCACTGCGCCGCGCGTTTCGGACGACACCGCTCCGCGCCCAGGGATGGAGGCATCCGCATGCTGA
- a CDS encoding FHA domain-containing protein, which produces MRDGDAFAVVLSVLLETAGPNMAALPDFAVATVSDGNARVIVRGAIPARVGTADGASQDVAALGVPTWTDRTIAGATTVAIGVHTASATALPLRDGVAAASQLQWVIDAATALRPADERSGVPAAPPVPAVPEPGPVTEPEAVLEPEPVREGEPRVSSMDTQVGAASELTLPPVVSEDAASADDPSAPPLVREEPESHPIEDTTGYDDLIFGETRLSSVEDAAVRPDSEAPDSTSSDSALAAAAAPPAPLGGGDLVDGVPKAPTAPVLGDHDGETISAEQLEALRAQLSGSAPVRQSTTPSPRTEAAVLVVSTGERVLLDRSAVVGRRPRAVRATGAVPHLVTVPSVEREISSNHVELRVEGADVIAVDLDTMNGTRLLRIGAEPVRLHPGEPTLLVTGDRLDLGDGVVLGFEGI; this is translated from the coding sequence ATGCGCGACGGCGACGCGTTCGCGGTCGTCTTGAGCGTCCTCCTCGAGACTGCCGGGCCGAACATGGCTGCTCTTCCCGACTTCGCCGTGGCGACGGTGTCGGACGGAAACGCCCGGGTGATCGTGCGCGGCGCGATCCCCGCGCGGGTCGGCACAGCCGATGGCGCGAGTCAGGACGTGGCGGCGCTCGGTGTTCCGACCTGGACCGATCGCACCATCGCCGGCGCGACGACCGTCGCGATCGGGGTTCACACCGCTTCGGCGACGGCTCTGCCGCTGAGAGACGGGGTCGCCGCCGCGTCGCAGCTGCAGTGGGTGATCGATGCGGCGACGGCGCTGCGGCCGGCGGACGAACGGAGCGGGGTGCCGGCGGCTCCTCCGGTTCCCGCGGTGCCTGAGCCCGGGCCGGTGACTGAGCCCGAGGCGGTGCTTGAGCCCGAGCCAGTCCGCGAGGGAGAGCCGCGCGTGAGCTCGATGGATACCCAGGTGGGCGCCGCGAGCGAGCTGACGCTGCCTCCGGTCGTCTCCGAGGACGCTGCATCTGCCGACGATCCGAGCGCACCGCCCCTGGTCCGTGAGGAGCCGGAATCACATCCGATCGAGGACACGACCGGATACGACGATCTGATCTTCGGCGAGACAAGGTTGTCGTCTGTTGAGGACGCCGCGGTGAGACCGGACTCGGAAGCCCCCGATTCGACGTCGTCGGACTCCGCTCTCGCCGCAGCCGCTGCGCCTCCCGCGCCGCTCGGCGGCGGAGATCTCGTGGACGGTGTCCCGAAGGCGCCGACCGCGCCCGTTCTCGGCGACCACGATGGCGAGACGATCTCCGCCGAGCAGCTCGAGGCACTGCGGGCACAGCTCAGCGGGTCGGCTCCGGTCCGGCAGTCGACGACACCGTCGCCGCGCACCGAAGCTGCCGTGCTGGTCGTGTCGACGGGGGAGCGCGTGCTGCTCGATCGCAGCGCGGTGGTGGGGCGCAGGCCTCGTGCGGTCCGCGCCACCGGAGCGGTTCCACATCTCGTCACCGTTCCCAGCGTCGAAAGGGAGATCTCGAGCAATCATGTCGAGCTGCGTGTCGAGGGTGCGGATGTGATCGCGGTCGACCTCGACACGATGAACGGCACGCGCCTGCTGCGGATCGGGGCCGAGCCGGTGAGGCTGCACCCCGGCGAGCCGACCCTGCTCGTCACGGGTGACCGCCTGGATCTCGGCGACGGTGTGGTTCTCGGGTTCGAGGGCATCTGA
- a CDS encoding serine/threonine-protein kinase: MASRPPSQPPALPGFDYVRLLGSGGFADVFLYQQLHPRRQVAVKVLLKERLGTTTAEGFTEEANLMAQLATHPSIVSVYQAGVSDDGRPYLVMEFCSRPNLQARHRRERFSEAETLRVGVQIAGAIETAHRAGILHRDIKPANILVTDYGRPALTDFGISATTNDAMTGMSIPWSPPESLRTPPVGYPSSDVYSLAATLYTLLTNRSPFEIPGASNTELDVMARIQSMPLPSTGRADVSPQLQAVLGRAMAKSPDQRYASAIEFARALQRVQIEHGMQATQIDVLEEELVEEDADEGEERTRFRGVTSIDAQSAAVIDPPTSLSVDPLSTGTPAPPSDAAPASFSAGMPQRTPAGPAEDGSMDATVSRDAAVRPASSPALAAAPPLAAPVAPPLDETLVRGTSGSTEPLAASSSPRRRGRGWVLAGVGAVVVVVGVGTALLLAPGGVGEPAERAIVTPAPVDAVDEEAVPLVTDLVGEAAGDDVVFTWTNPDPQPGDIYLYRPVVAGEEFAFEETTELTVSVASDASGRACIEIVLRREDGTSSSDSAEECAP; the protein is encoded by the coding sequence ATGGCGTCCCGTCCCCCGTCTCAGCCTCCGGCTCTGCCGGGGTTCGACTATGTGAGGCTTCTCGGCTCCGGCGGATTCGCCGACGTCTTCCTGTATCAGCAGCTGCATCCGCGGCGCCAGGTAGCGGTGAAGGTGCTGCTGAAGGAACGCCTGGGCACAACGACCGCTGAGGGGTTCACCGAAGAGGCGAATCTGATGGCGCAGCTGGCGACCCATCCGTCGATCGTCTCGGTCTACCAGGCCGGGGTCTCGGACGATGGGCGTCCCTATCTCGTCATGGAGTTCTGCTCTCGTCCGAATCTGCAGGCACGTCATCGTCGGGAGCGGTTCTCCGAAGCCGAGACTCTGCGGGTCGGTGTGCAGATCGCCGGCGCGATCGAGACTGCCCATCGGGCGGGGATACTGCACCGCGACATCAAACCGGCGAATATCCTCGTCACCGACTACGGGCGCCCCGCACTCACCGACTTCGGAATATCGGCCACGACGAACGATGCGATGACGGGGATGAGCATTCCGTGGTCGCCGCCGGAGTCGCTACGCACCCCGCCGGTGGGATACCCGTCATCGGATGTGTACTCGCTCGCGGCGACGCTGTACACGCTCCTGACCAATCGCAGCCCGTTCGAGATTCCGGGGGCTTCGAACACCGAACTCGATGTGATGGCCCGCATCCAGTCGATGCCGCTACCGTCGACCGGCCGCGCGGACGTGTCCCCGCAGCTGCAGGCGGTGCTCGGGCGGGCGATGGCCAAGTCGCCGGATCAGCGATATGCATCGGCCATCGAATTCGCACGTGCGCTGCAACGCGTGCAGATCGAGCACGGGATGCAGGCGACCCAGATCGACGTCCTCGAAGAGGAGCTCGTCGAGGAGGACGCAGACGAGGGCGAGGAGCGCACGCGGTTCCGGGGTGTCACGAGTATCGACGCCCAGTCGGCCGCGGTCATCGATCCCCCGACGAGTCTGAGCGTCGACCCGCTGTCGACGGGCACGCCCGCCCCGCCGTCGGATGCCGCGCCGGCGTCGTTCTCGGCGGGGATGCCGCAGAGAACACCGGCGGGGCCCGCCGAAGACGGGTCGATGGATGCGACCGTGAGCCGCGACGCGGCAGTGCGGCCCGCGTCGTCCCCGGCGCTCGCGGCCGCACCGCCTCTCGCTGCGCCGGTCGCGCCGCCGTTGGACGAGACGCTCGTTCGTGGTACATCGGGGTCGACCGAGCCGCTCGCCGCCTCTTCGTCTCCTCGACGTCGTGGACGCGGCTGGGTACTCGCCGGCGTCGGTGCCGTCGTCGTGGTCGTCGGTGTCGGAACGGCGCTCCTGCTCGCCCCCGGCGGGGTCGGCGAACCCGCGGAGCGGGCCATCGTCACCCCCGCGCCGGTCGATGCGGTGGACGAGGAGGCGGTGCCGCTCGTCACGGACCTGGTCGGTGAAGCCGCAGGCGACGACGTCGTCTTCACCTGGACGAACCCCGACCCGCAGCCGGGCGACATCTATCTCTACCGGCCCGTCGTCGCAGGGGAGGAGTTCGCATTCGAGGAGACCACGGAACTCACGGTGTCCGTGGCATCCGACGCCTCCGGTCGTGCGTGCATCGAGATCGTGCTGCGGCGCGAAGACGGAACGTCTTCGTCGGACAGCGCCGAGGAGTGCGCGCCGTGA
- a CDS encoding FHA domain-containing protein yields MKLKLTLRRPAGPVDLTVTADGTATVSDVARMLVVADPQGSSTEANGTMTLAVSDPFVGSSSLRTLSAGASFAEAGVLSGATVQVVDDSGSFAGSGEGRGTAVATLRVLSGPDAGREFALPMGATSIGRDRGADVRLSDPMVSKIHARVNVGESIEIIDLNSANGVVVGGGEVSRATVSSSDVIVLGDSSVCVVRTQQPPRDATAPQLDHVRSPRVVPAYAGEEFLAPTPPKLPQRQRFPFVALAAPLIMGAVLWAVTQELLGVIMMAMTPVLLVGAYVDQSVTSRRELKAQRKVFDEGMLRTQERLEQARDEERRVRLAELPTTGELQDDARRLGPLLWTERTESPRFLTINVGRGRARARNRVVLPQAQETVPECWEQLLGLQQEFATIDQVPLAADLVVAGSVGFAGADGVARDVARAAVFQLAARHSPAEVAIAAIVSPSSAPDWDWLKWLPHTSSSHSPLAGSHVASVRGEASALLSRIEGLIDSRVDGATARRGPLDSDKQHERPEPIVPAVVVVIENGAPADRARLTRIVERGPDAGVHVIWCAPASSSCRRHVAVSSLWTAPRHPVSSDRCGSVRGPRRWSSSTSTGPQRTSSRASSLPSSISAFPKPTTPTFPDRCRIRRSRAWRFSTRLIRWSNGGGRTARSRRETGARR; encoded by the coding sequence ATGAAGCTCAAACTCACTCTGCGCCGCCCGGCGGGTCCCGTCGATCTGACGGTGACGGCGGACGGTACGGCCACGGTCTCGGACGTTGCCCGGATGCTTGTGGTCGCGGATCCGCAGGGGTCGTCGACGGAGGCGAACGGCACGATGACGTTGGCGGTGTCGGACCCCTTCGTGGGCTCGTCGTCGCTGCGGACTCTGAGCGCGGGCGCGAGCTTCGCCGAGGCAGGCGTGCTCTCCGGTGCGACGGTGCAGGTCGTGGACGACTCCGGCAGCTTCGCGGGGTCGGGAGAAGGACGCGGCACTGCGGTGGCGACGTTGCGCGTTCTCAGCGGGCCGGATGCGGGGCGTGAGTTCGCGCTTCCCATGGGGGCGACCAGCATCGGTCGAGATCGGGGAGCCGACGTTCGCCTCAGCGACCCCATGGTCTCGAAGATCCACGCCCGGGTGAACGTCGGGGAATCGATCGAGATCATCGACCTCAACTCCGCCAACGGTGTCGTCGTGGGTGGCGGAGAGGTGTCGCGCGCCACGGTGAGCTCGAGCGATGTGATCGTGCTGGGCGATTCGTCGGTGTGCGTCGTCAGGACGCAGCAGCCGCCTCGCGACGCGACCGCGCCGCAGCTGGATCACGTGCGTTCGCCCCGCGTCGTGCCTGCGTACGCGGGCGAGGAGTTCCTCGCCCCGACTCCACCGAAGCTCCCGCAACGTCAGCGTTTCCCCTTTGTCGCCCTCGCCGCGCCGTTGATCATGGGCGCCGTGCTCTGGGCGGTGACTCAGGAGCTTCTCGGGGTCATCATGATGGCGATGACGCCCGTGCTGCTCGTCGGCGCCTACGTCGACCAGTCGGTCACGTCGCGTCGAGAGCTCAAAGCTCAGCGGAAGGTCTTCGACGAGGGGATGCTGCGCACGCAGGAGCGTCTCGAGCAGGCTCGGGACGAAGAGCGTCGTGTGCGGCTGGCCGAATTGCCGACGACCGGCGAGCTCCAGGACGATGCGCGTCGGCTCGGGCCTCTGCTATGGACCGAGCGCACCGAATCTCCGCGCTTTCTGACGATCAACGTCGGCCGTGGGCGGGCGCGTGCCCGCAATCGTGTGGTGCTCCCTCAAGCGCAAGAGACTGTGCCGGAGTGCTGGGAGCAGCTGCTTGGGCTGCAGCAGGAGTTCGCGACGATCGACCAGGTGCCTCTCGCGGCGGATCTTGTCGTCGCAGGCTCCGTCGGATTCGCCGGCGCCGACGGCGTGGCACGCGATGTTGCGCGGGCTGCTGTCTTCCAGCTGGCTGCACGGCACTCGCCTGCCGAGGTCGCGATCGCCGCGATCGTGTCCCCCTCGTCGGCACCCGATTGGGACTGGTTGAAGTGGTTGCCGCACACGAGCTCGTCGCACAGTCCGCTGGCCGGATCGCATGTCGCGAGCGTGCGGGGCGAGGCATCCGCCCTGCTGTCGCGGATCGAGGGTCTCATCGACTCGCGGGTGGACGGTGCCACGGCACGTCGCGGCCCCCTTGACTCGGACAAGCAGCACGAGCGGCCGGAGCCGATCGTGCCGGCGGTCGTGGTTGTCATCGAGAACGGCGCTCCGGCTGATCGCGCACGACTGACGCGGATTGTCGAGCGCGGTCCGGATGCGGGAGTCCATGTCATCTGGTGCGCCCCCGCGTCGAGCAGTTGCCGGCGGCATGTCGCAGTTTCGTCCTTGTGGACAGCGCCTCGGCATCCGGTGTCGTCGGACAGGTGCGGATCGGTGAGAGGACCTCGCCGGTGGAGCTCGAGCACCTCGACCGGGCCGCAGCGGACCAGCTCGCGCGCCTCCTCGCTCCCGTCGTCGATATCGGCGTTCCCGAAGCCGACGACTCCGACCTTCCCCGATCGGTGTCGTATCCGACGGTCGCGGGCATGGAGATTCTCGACTCGCCTGATTCGGTGGTCGAACGGTGGCGGCAGAACGGCTCGCTCACGCCGCGAGACGGGAGCCCGCCGGTGA
- a CDS encoding FtsK/SpoIIIE domain-containing protein, with protein sequence MEILDSPDSVVERWRQNGSLTPRDGSPPVRRKKEGNLRAVVGHAGSAPFALDLRSDGPHALVGGTTGAGKSEFLQSWVLGMAASHSPDRLTFLFVDYKGGSAFADCVELPHSVGLVTDLSPHLVRRALTSLRAELRYREHVLNAKKAKDLITLEKTGDPECPPSLVIVVDEFAALVQEVPEFVDGVVDVAQRGRSLGLHLVLATQRPAGVIKDNLRANTNLRIALRMADTDDSVDILGDKMAAYFDSSIPGRGAAKRGPGRLTTFQTGYVGGRTTGEPPRPRIDVAELDFAGHTVWEAPQLDSRDDRDTGPTDIARIVATVSTAASDAGVPTPRKPWLDELASVYSFSRLPNPRTDERLPLGVLDQPATQSQPTVFYEPDRDGNLAIYGTGGSGKSTALRTIAVAAAATTRNGGPTHVYGLDFGSRGLSMLADLPHVGAIVAGDDEERVVRTIRMLRDIVDDRSVRYAGVNAGTIGQYRRLADAPQEPRILLLVDGIGVFKEQYEFGPVNLSPWFTAFAQIAADGRAVGVHVVVAGDRPNAVPNSIASTVQRRIVLRMANEEEYLMLGVAKDVLDSSSPPGRGILDDDEVQIAILGESSNVAVQAREVQRLAASLGRAGSSRPAAIRRLPEQVSLSDLPAGSTEAPVIGLDDLSLGPASVSASGTLLVAGPPTSGRSTALSTIAAALERSSSSVRRVLLAPRRTALTRRNWDEAAVGADDVAALAQRLVEAAEAGAAPRLAVVIESLPEFSGTPAEYELERMIRVLAREEHFVVGEGETSTWQQAYTLAGPMKAGRRGLLLVPGEMDGDTLMGTPLGRLRRADFPPGRGSSSSMGVPRRCRSRR encoded by the coding sequence ATGGAGATTCTCGACTCGCCTGATTCGGTGGTCGAACGGTGGCGGCAGAACGGCTCGCTCACGCCGCGAGACGGGAGCCCGCCGGTGAGGCGCAAGAAGGAGGGCAACCTCCGTGCCGTCGTCGGTCACGCCGGCTCTGCGCCCTTCGCCCTTGATCTGCGGTCCGACGGACCCCATGCGCTCGTGGGTGGCACGACGGGCGCCGGCAAGTCCGAGTTCCTGCAGTCCTGGGTGCTCGGCATGGCGGCCTCCCACAGTCCCGATCGCCTGACCTTCCTCTTCGTCGACTACAAGGGCGGCTCGGCGTTCGCGGATTGCGTGGAGCTCCCCCACTCGGTCGGGCTCGTCACCGACCTGTCGCCGCACCTCGTCCGACGAGCGCTCACGTCGTTGCGGGCCGAGCTGCGCTACCGCGAGCACGTGCTCAACGCGAAGAAGGCCAAGGACCTGATCACCCTTGAGAAGACGGGGGACCCGGAGTGCCCGCCGAGCCTGGTGATCGTGGTCGACGAGTTCGCGGCTCTCGTGCAGGAGGTTCCCGAGTTCGTCGACGGCGTCGTCGACGTGGCCCAGCGCGGACGGTCACTCGGTCTGCACCTCGTGCTGGCGACGCAGCGGCCGGCAGGCGTGATCAAAGACAACCTGCGGGCCAACACGAACCTGCGGATCGCGCTGCGGATGGCCGACACCGATGACTCGGTGGACATCCTCGGCGACAAGATGGCCGCGTATTTCGATTCGTCGATCCCGGGGCGCGGTGCCGCCAAGCGCGGCCCCGGCAGGCTGACGACCTTCCAGACCGGCTACGTGGGCGGCCGCACGACGGGGGAGCCCCCGAGGCCCCGCATCGACGTCGCGGAACTCGACTTCGCCGGTCACACCGTGTGGGAGGCGCCGCAGCTCGACTCCCGGGACGACCGCGACACCGGCCCCACCGACATCGCCCGGATCGTCGCAACGGTGAGCACGGCGGCATCGGATGCCGGTGTGCCGACGCCGCGTAAGCCGTGGCTCGACGAGCTCGCGTCGGTCTACAGTTTCAGCCGGCTCCCGAACCCCCGCACTGACGAGCGACTTCCGCTCGGGGTGCTCGATCAGCCGGCGACCCAGTCGCAGCCGACGGTGTTCTACGAGCCCGACCGTGACGGGAACCTGGCGATCTACGGCACGGGCGGCTCGGGCAAGAGCACGGCTCTGCGCACCATCGCGGTGGCGGCGGCCGCGACGACGAGGAACGGCGGGCCCACTCATGTTTACGGGCTTGACTTCGGCTCGCGCGGGCTGAGCATGCTCGCGGATCTTCCACACGTCGGGGCGATCGTTGCCGGGGACGATGAGGAGCGGGTCGTGCGCACGATACGGATGCTGCGCGACATCGTCGATGACCGCTCCGTGAGGTACGCCGGGGTGAATGCCGGGACGATCGGCCAATACCGCCGGCTCGCCGACGCGCCGCAGGAGCCCCGGATCCTTCTCCTTGTCGATGGGATCGGGGTGTTCAAGGAGCAGTACGAGTTCGGTCCCGTGAACCTTTCGCCGTGGTTCACGGCGTTCGCGCAGATCGCCGCGGACGGTCGTGCCGTCGGGGTTCATGTCGTCGTCGCCGGTGACCGCCCGAACGCGGTGCCGAATTCGATCGCCTCGACCGTTCAGCGCCGAATCGTGCTGCGCATGGCGAACGAGGAGGAGTACCTGATGCTGGGGGTAGCGAAGGACGTGCTCGATTCGTCCTCCCCTCCTGGTCGGGGGATTCTCGACGACGACGAGGTGCAGATCGCGATCCTGGGCGAGAGCAGCAATGTCGCGGTGCAGGCTCGGGAGGTCCAGCGGCTTGCGGCATCCCTCGGGCGGGCGGGCTCGTCGCGACCCGCCGCCATACGGCGGCTTCCCGAGCAAGTCTCGCTGTCGGATCTTCCAGCCGGCAGCACGGAGGCGCCGGTGATCGGGCTGGACGACCTCTCGCTGGGACCCGCGTCGGTGTCGGCATCCGGCACGCTGCTGGTCGCCGGGCCGCCCACCAGCGGGCGGAGCACTGCGCTGTCGACGATCGCCGCTGCGCTCGAGCGTTCCAGCTCGTCGGTCCGGCGCGTTCTGCTGGCTCCTCGGCGTACCGCGCTGACGCGTCGCAACTGGGATGAAGCCGCCGTCGGCGCGGACGATGTCGCAGCGCTCGCGCAGCGTCTCGTGGAAGCGGCGGAGGCGGGAGCGGCGCCTCGGTTGGCCGTCGTGATCGAGTCGCTGCCCGAGTTCAGCGGGACACCCGCCGAGTATGAACTCGAGCGGATGATCCGCGTCCTCGCTCGGGAGGAGCACTTCGTCGTCGGTGAGGGCGAGACCTCGACCTGGCAGCAGGCGTACACGCTCGCTGGCCCGATGAAGGCCGGTCGCCGGGGTCTGCTCCTGGTCCCGGGGGAGATGGACGGTGACACGCTCATGGGCACCCCGCTCGGCCGCCTTCGGCGGGCGGATTTTCCGCCTGGACGGGGTTCCTCATCGTCAATGGGCGTGCCGCGAAGGTGCAGATCGCGCAGGTGA
- a CDS encoding WXG100 family type VII secretion target, with the protein MAVWGLDVQQVRQLSTQLNQKAGDIDSILSTLTNALNGTQWEGPDANQFRNEWSGQYTSSLRQVAQALRDAASKATQNANAQEQTSNA; encoded by the coding sequence ATGGCCGTTTGGGGTCTTGACGTCCAGCAGGTTCGGCAGCTCAGCACGCAGCTCAACCAGAAGGCGGGCGACATCGACAGCATCCTGTCGACGCTTACGAACGCGTTGAACGGCACGCAGTGGGAGGGTCCGGACGCGAACCAGTTCCGCAACGAGTGGAGCGGGCAGTACACGTCGTCGCTGCGGCAGGTGGCGCAGGCGTTGCGGGACGCGGCGAGCAAGGCGACGCAGAACGCAAACGCGCAGGAGCAGACGTCGAACGCGTGA